Proteins encoded by one window of Methylosinus sp. PW1:
- the kdpF gene encoding K(+)-transporting ATPase subunit F, whose product MMLEPIIGLGVAVLLGAYLVYTLLHPEKF is encoded by the coding sequence ATGATGCTCGAACCGATCATCGGCCTGGGCGTCGCCGTGCTGCTCGGCGCCTATCTCGTCTACACGCTCCTTCATCCCGAGAAATTCTGA